The following are encoded together in the Ovis aries strain OAR_USU_Benz2616 breed Rambouillet chromosome 15, ARS-UI_Ramb_v3.0, whole genome shotgun sequence genome:
- the SC5D gene encoding lathosterol oxidase, which yields MDLVLSIADYYVFTPYIYPATWPEDNIFRQAITLLIVTNLGALILYFFFATLSYYFVYDHLLMKHPQFLKNQVSREIAHSVQSMPWMSIPTVLLFLLEVRGYSRLYDGIGEFPYGWFQLAASVLSFLFFTDMLIYWIHRGLHHRLVYKRLHKPHHVWKIPTPFASHAFHPLDGFLQSLPYHIYPFIFPLHKVVYLGLYILVNIWTISIHDGDFRVPQLLKPFINGSAHHTDHHMLFDYNYGQYFTLWDRIGGSFRNPSSFEGTGPLNYVKKMAEEKHNSLGGNGYKNEELFNGECTKTE from the exons ATGGATCTTGTACTCAGTATTGCAGATTATTATGTTTTTACACCGTACATATATCCAGCCACATGGCCAGAGGACAACATCTTCCGACAAGCTATCACTCTCCTGATTGTAACAAATCTTGGTGCTCTTatactgtatttcttctttgcaacACTGAGTTATTATTTTGTCTATGATCATTTATTAATGAAACacccacaatttttaaag AATCAAGTCTCTCGAGAGATTGCGCATTCTGTCCAGTCAATGCCATGGATGAGCATCCCCACGGTTTTACTGTTCCTACTAGAGGTGAGAGGTTACAGCAGACTCTATGACGGCATAGGAGAGTTTCCATATG GCTGGTTTCAGCTCGCTGCTAGTGTCttgtcctttctcttcttcactGACATGCTGATCTACTGGATTCACAGAGGCCTTCATCATAGACTTGTTTATAAG CGCTTACACAAACCTCATCATGTCTGGAAGATTCCAACTCCATTTGCGAGTCACGCTTTTCACCCTCTGGACGGCTTCCTTCAGAGTCTGCCTTACCACATATACCCTTTTATCTTCCCGTTACACAAGGTAGTTTATTTAGGCTTGTACATCTTGGTCAATATCTGGACAATTTCCATTCATGATGGTGATTTTCGTGTTCCCCAGCTCTTAAAGCCTTTTATTAATGGCTCGGCTCATCACACAGACCACCATATGCTCTTTGACTATAATTATGGACAGTATTTCACCTTGTGGGATAGAATTGGAGGCTCATTCAGAAATCCCTCCTCCTTTGAGGGGACTGGACCTCTTAATTATGTGAAGAAAATGGCAGAAGAAAAGCACAATAGCCTTGGAGGAAAtggttataaaaatgaagaattattCAATGGAGAGTGTACAAAGACTGAGTAG